One Plasmodium berghei ANKA genome assembly, chromosome: 13 genomic region harbors:
- a CDS encoding ferlin, putative, producing MRVISVGFIIYEAQNLKVEDKELLDPLVVVRCCNNEYITKKKKKKYNAVNWEESHVWNRIVLSEIEWNVAKIEFEVQSANTFWRNDVIGVISFELKLIRNKKNHQIYGTYPILYKNRTEIQGQLRLKVIVCNENDYTSSSEIYSSLAQYNNNTNNNNDNNNSDNENFYEDLTKAVVEENTIALRDVNSRFYYLYINIHKIEDVYIDISKKKSRDLYITCEFNGCHLKSSQGNNCTKYTFNECFKIPINTPILEDTIIIKIWDWNFLSNDELLAIGVLSFNQIKNKSINPTWLNLYGFHKDELNLENYYNNGSNDIGLIRPNDFNLALEGNVYLGRICISAYVERLSNYDSLSIPIIQSCLVYDDPLYVSITLLCDVYVVTGLLAENIYVQLTCGPHKKKTDCVSANEIGWDDDQNNAMGVNRKKKMRKNNSDENITDNGEFFDFLNFNGILNIDNFFNTLTEKQQILDNSGSTEFYFSSRKGKIDNMKLCSVEDELQQWDVIINVYEKEKKINNDGSIFNNFMYSGGNNMIIDKYNYYDKQNKESKLTDYQKYKIKKREENYDHRKYEDEENEIGVKQNNDRRIAYYRMPLKNVLLHNEKISRCPIWLPLKNISKNVDNGFNCMYNIFQNGSILVNLEKSYDLQLGLNRRKKLVPVNYELRCYIYACRNIISNFNDSPNTFVHISCSGKMKITSLVLNNSNPVFLQCLKLNITILTDYSVGLPTIPFIVVTLYEFHNNTFYFIGRCFCNYDIYLKDNHKKCNFANKSSKYNMVEQIQPRWIKLKGNKHAKAMYPNILWQQSGSYKRIMQEYMFEKQKDFYTSNANIGGDITNGNNSTNRINSQVRQPHNDFLHGERVGDILLYFELVKEKDAMKIPIYPMITEIKKCTLSFFCMSLENLVLMKIPSKKNEHIIPNGYIKNNITYPIIVLSITSYSSYGKKKNELLIKYAKSLKTNKRTQLKNWKNAFNQQSFEMFAIENFDIDVPLDPIFDPTLNIKVYNKKVKDKYFIGETNISLIPYIPWIENLDDALYYLQAYEDYSETINIKNIDNAYNIYKNKNAALVVTAISLADYEHTISLKEELKRYENDDDQDDDWNNIPLFRGTFNAKFTGKAAGMIGGMAGGMAGGMADGMAGGMAGGMAGGMAGGMAGGMAGGMAGGMAGGMAGGMAADMANGMHLGLHSNFIGYEYDPRNDHLINNTTMNNFQMNMMYNRENFSSGNYKANCIAEFGEKGSKIGNGFNNEGYITNTRHYFSCYYNKKNQRNIYNVMYNESVYKLHDDGVPEIIKASYNVKNYPYIKILRNKFILNVYIPPRFILYVEGDKINLEKFVKNTHRVSVDGILENYLDDILIPSIPLKKKYNNNIFLNCGYNGNIGNFDGNDQNKIVKEGISFGCFENSPFVELVGGQIKCFTKIKYRDIISEHIPLKLKDINNQNTFRNKFRGSNKIPLYLKIRVYVIRGIGINGVNSECSCNPYLTFSLGEKTTNLRNSYKEDNPNPNFSYLWESEAIFPEDEILTISVYSAESNYDKQINDIYIGSTEINLFDRWMSKEWRHMMKKNKVPIEYRPLYNNYFKNQNLIKNSINGGGNMYNKLNTWNNIFSFFDIFTNLVNFNIMNGHSNNQYYNGNSFSSCGINNYKSISNNGLLEMWVEIMGYEEAAKIPIHKMEPPKTSEVEIRIIIWRCSILLNGENPNKTFDLVVASELDCVNYNGKNPITQTTDVHYNCKTGDAIFNWRMVYPNITHPLNTCFLQLAAYNNSNVGTSQFLGEVNLELSKYIHKVLQIVNKFELDAELKLRKKNFGDNTNGDNNCSGTIQVTVQFIPQSKANIKPSGLGRSEPNRNPYLRTPKNGRDWNDFAYSIGFNDIYKPFWSGLRVFFIFSLAVWVFFLSFIYPAMLL from the coding sequence ATGAGGGTAATATCGGTGGgtttcataatatatgaagCACAGAATTTAAAGGTTGAAGACAAAGAATTATTGGATCCATTAGTAGTTGTTCGATGTtgtaataatgaatatataacaaaaaaaaaaaaaaaaaaatacaacgCAGTAAATTGGGAAGAAAGTCATGTTTGGAATAGAATCGTTTTGTCGGAAATCGAATGGAATGTTGCAAAAATAGAATTTGAAGTTCAAAGTGCTAACACATTTTGGAGAAATGATGTAATAGGAGTTATATCATttgaattaaaattaataagaaataaaaaaaatcatcaAATTTATGGAACATAtccaatattatataaaaatcgaACAGAAATTCAAGGACAATTAAGATTAAAAGTTATAGTGTGTAATGAAAATGACTATACTTCATCATCTGAAATATATAGTAGCTTGGCCCaatacaataataatactaataataataacgaTAATAATAACTCAGATAATGAAAACTTTTACGAAGATTTGACAAAAGCTGTTGTGGAAGAAAATACCATTGCATTGAGAGATGTTAATTCTcgattttattatttatatatcaatatacataaaattgAAGATGTATATATCGAtattagtaaaaaaaaatccagagatttatatataacatgtGAATTTAATGGGTGTCATTTAAAATCAAGTCAAGGAAATAATTGTACAAAATATACCTTTAATgaatgttttaaaataccTATTAATACTCCTATTTTAGAAGAtactataattattaaaatatgggattggaattttttatcaaatgaTGAATTATTAGCTATTGGagttttatcatttaatcaaatcaaaaataaatctaTCAATCCCACGTGgttaaatttatatggGTTTCATAAAGATGAACTAAACTtggaaaattattacaaCAATGGAAGTAATGATATCGGTCTTATTAGGCCTAACGATTTTAATCTTGCATTAGAAGGAAATGTATATCTAGGAAGAATATGTATTAGTGCTTATGTTGAAAGATTAAGCAATTATGATAGTCTAAGTATTCCTATTATTCAAAGTTGCTTAGTCTATGATGACCCATTATATGTCTCGATTACTTTGCTGTGTGATGTGTATGTAGTAACTGGCCTTTTAgcagaaaatatttatgtacaACTAACATGTGGGCctcacaaaaaaaaaacagattGCGTATCAGCGAATGAAATTGGTTGGGATGATGATCAAAACAATGCAATGGGTgtaaatagaaaaaaaaaaatgaggaaaaataattctgatgaaaatattacagACAATGGTGAATTTTTCGATTTCCTAAATTTTAATGGCATTCTAAATAtcgataatttttttaacacgCTTACAGAAAAACAACAAATTTTAGACAATAGTGGAAGTActgaattttatttcagtTCTAGAAAGGGGAAAATAGATAATATGAAATTATGTTCTGTAGAAGATGAACTACAACAATGGGATGTTATAATAAACGtttatgaaaaagaaaaaaagataaataatgatggtagtatttttaataattttatgtaCTCAGGaggaaataatatgatCATTGACaagtataattattatgataaaCAAAACAAAGAATCCAAACTGACAgattatcaaaaatataagattaaaaaaagggaagaaaattatgatcatcgaaaatatgaagacgaagaaaatgaaataggAGTAAAACAAAACAATGATAGGCGAATAGCATACTATAGAATGCCTCTAAAAAATGTTCTTTTACACAATGAGAAAATATCACGATGCCCCATATGGTTaccattaaaaaatatttccaaAAATGTAGATAACGGTTTCAATtgtatgtataatatatttcaaaatggTTCTATACTTGttaatttagaaaaatcaTATGATTTACAATTAGGGTTAaatagaagaaaaaaattggtTCCAGTAAATTATGAATTAagatgttatatatatgcatgtagaaatataatttcaaattttaatgattCCCCTAATACATTTGTTCATATATCATGCTCtggaaaaatgaaaatcaCATCTTtagttttaaataattctaatcccgtatttttacaatgcttgaaattaaatattactATATTGACTGATTATTCTGTCGGTTTACCTACAATTCCATTTATAGTAGTAACATTATATGaatttcataataatactttttattttattggtAGATGTTTTTGTAATTATGATATTTATCTTAAAGACAATCACAAAAAGTGTAACTTCGCCAATAAATCATCCAAGTATAATATGGTTGAACAAATACAACCCAGGTGGATTAAGttaaaaggaaataaacaTGCAAAGGCTATGTACCCCAATATTTTGTGGCAACAAAGTGGGAGCTATAAACGTATAATGCAAGAATATATGTttgaaaaacaaaaagatTTTTACACATCGAATGCTAATATAGGTGGAGATATTACCAATGGCAATAACTCAACTAATAGAATCAATAGTCAAGTGAGGCAACCACATAATGATTTTCTTCATGGGGAACGTGTTGGAGATATATTGCTTTACTTTGAATTagtaaaagaaaaagatgCAATGAAAATACCAATATATCCTATGATAacagaaataaaaaaatgtactTTATCCTTTTTTTGTATGTCATTAGAAAATTTAGTATTAATGAAGATTCcctctaaaaaaaatgaacataTAATTCCTAATggttatataaaaaataatataaccTATCCTATTATTGTACTATCAATTACTTCTTACTCATcttatggaaaaaaaaaaaatgagttattaattaaatatgcaaaatcattgaaaacaaacaaaagaactcaattaaaaaattggaaGAATGCTTTTAATCAGCAAAGTTTTGAAATGTTTGCaattgaaaattttgatattgATGTGCCATTGGATCCAATATTTGACCCAACATTAAACATAAAagtttataataaaaaagtgaaagacaaatattttattggagaaacaaatatatctttaatACCTTATATACCATGGATTGAAAACTTAGATGATgctttatattatttacaagCATATGAGGACTATTCAGAAactattaatattaaaaatatagacaatgcctataatatatataagaacAAAAATGCCGCCCTTGTCGTTACTGCTATTTCTTTAGCTGACTATGAACATACTATTAGCCTCAAGGAGGAGCTAAAAAGgtatgaaaatgatgatgatCAAGACGATGATTGGAATAACATACCTCTATTTCGTGGTACTTTCAATGCAAAATTCACTGGAAAAGCTGCCGGAATGATTGGTGGTATGGCTGGTGGTATGGCTGGTGGTATGGCTGATGGTATGGCTGGTGGTATGGCTGGTGGTATGGCTGGTGGTATGGCTGGTGGTATGGCTGGTGGTATGGCTGGTGGTATGGCTGGTGGTATGGCTGGTGGTATGGCTGGTGGTATGGCTGCTGATATGGCTAATGGTATGCATTTGGGTCTCCATTCCAACTTCATTGGATATGAATATGACCCAAGGAATGATCATCTTATCAACAACACAACGATGAACAATTTTCAGATGAACATGATGTATAATAGGGAAAACTTTTCTTCAGGAAATTATAAAGCTAATTGCATTGCCGAATTTGGCGAAAAAGGATCTAAAATAGGGAACGGATTTAATAATGAAGGATACATAACAAACACGAGGCATTATTTTTCctgttattataataaaaaaaatcaacgaaatatttataatgtgATGTACAATGAGAGTGTTTACAAATTGCATGATGATGGGGTAccagaaataataaaagcaAGTTATAATGTTAAGAATtatccatatataaaaatattaagaaataaatttattttgaatgTTTATATACCTCCtagatttattttatatgtagaaggagataaaataaatttagagaaatttgtaaaaaataccCATCGAGTTTCGGTCGATGGAATATTGGAAAATTACCTTGATGATATATTAATCCCGTCTATtccattaaaaaaaaaatataataataatatttttttaaattgtgGTTACAATGGGAATATAGGAAATTTTGATGGAAATGATCAGAATAAAATAGTCAAAGAAGGGATATCTTTTGGTTGTTTTGAGAATTCTCCTTTTGTTGAATTGGTAGGAGGGCAAATTAAATGTTTTACCAAAATTAAATACAGAGATATAATATCTGAACATATAccattaaaattaaaagatataaacAACCAAAATACAtttagaaataaatttagaGGATCCAATAAAATtccattatatttaaaaataagagTATATGTAATAAGAGGTATTGGAATAAACGGGGTGAATAGTGAATGTAGTTGCAACCCATATTTAACATTTTCATTAGGAGAAAAAACAACTAATTTAAGAAATTCATACAAAGAAGATAATCCAAATCCAAACTTTTCATACCTATGGGAAAGTGAAGCAATATTTCCAGAGGATGAAATATTAACTATATCTGTTTATAGTGCTGAGTCTAATTATGATAAACAAAtcaatgatatatatattgggTCGACagaaattaatttattcgATAGATGGATGAGCAAAGAATGGAGAcatatgatgaaaaaaaacaaagtACCTATAGAATATAGACCATTATacaataattattttaaaaatcaaaacctcattaaaaatagtatCAATGGTGGTGGTAATATGTATAACAAATTAAACACCtggaataatattttttccttttttgatatttttacaaatttagTTAATTTTAACATAATGAATGGACACTCAAACAACCAATATTACAATGGTAATAGTTTTTCATCATGCggtataaataattataagtCTATTTCTAATAATGGGTTGCTTGAAATGTGGGTCGAAATTATGGGCTATGAAGAGGCAGCAAAAATCCCTATACACAAAATGGAACCACCAAAGACTTCTGAAGTAGaaataagaataataatatggaGATGCagcattttattaaatggggaaaatccaaataaaacatttgaTTTAGTTGTTGCATCTGAATTAGATTGTGTAAATTATAATGGAAAGAACCCAATTACACAAACAACAGATGTGCATTATAATTGTAAAACAGGTGACGCTATATTTAATTGGAGAATGGTTTACCCAAATATTACCCACCCATTAAATACCTGTTTTTTACAATTAGCTgcttataataatagtaatgtTGGTACTAGCCAGTTTTTAGGAGAAGTAAATTTAGAACtatctaaatatatacataaagtATTACAAATcgtaaataaatttgagCTAGATGCTGAACTtaaattaagaaaaaaaaactttgGTGATAATACCAATGGTGATAATAATTGTAGTGGAACTATACAAGTGACTGTTCAATTTATTCCTCAAAGCAAAGCAAATATAAAACCATCTGGATTAGGACGAAGTGAACCGAATAGGAATCCATACTTAAGAACCCCTAAAAATGGAAGAGATTGGAACGATTTTGCGTACTCTATTGGatttaatgatatatacAAACCCTTCTGGAGTGGACTCagagttttttttattttttccctCGCTGTATGGGTCTTCTTTCTTTCCTTTATTTATCCCGCCATGTTGCTATAA